In Desulfomonile tiedjei DSM 6799, a genomic segment contains:
- the larB gene encoding nickel pincer cofactor biosynthesis protein LarB codes for MTRLLKGSDVAISVGVNETEKCVGGKPIPWEDVAFQAETELTSATTPVSHDIGAATISILMNNSVRASKTPRIADERLLKILSSVRSGEICVEEAYETLKDMPFEDLTHTKIDHHRAVRKGLHEVIFGQGKTVDQMTDIIRAMRQKNLDVLVTRVRTDAGEALLSRFPEGVFSKDAGCFFIRKDLTVKGKGTILVISAGTSDIKVAEEAYITSTFFGNTTEKLYDVGVAGIHRLFQHLETLKKARVIIVAAGMEGALPSVVAGVVSAPVIAVPTSVGYGASFGGLTALLAMLNSCATVSVMNIDNGFGASYFATLINRL; via the coding sequence TTGACTAGGCTGCTAAAAGGGTCCGATGTGGCTATCAGTGTGGGTGTCAACGAGACTGAAAAATGTGTTGGTGGAAAGCCTATTCCTTGGGAGGATGTGGCCTTTCAAGCGGAAACTGAGTTGACGAGCGCCACTACTCCGGTAAGTCACGATATCGGAGCAGCCACGATCTCGATACTAATGAATAATAGCGTACGAGCAAGCAAAACGCCAAGAATTGCGGATGAGCGGCTACTTAAGATCCTGTCAAGTGTCAGATCCGGAGAGATTTGTGTCGAAGAGGCATACGAGACCCTGAAAGATATGCCTTTCGAGGACCTCACGCATACCAAGATCGATCATCATCGTGCTGTCCGCAAAGGGCTTCACGAGGTGATTTTCGGCCAGGGGAAAACGGTCGATCAGATGACAGATATCATTCGCGCGATGCGTCAGAAGAATCTGGACGTACTTGTGACAAGGGTTAGAACAGATGCAGGTGAGGCTCTGCTTTCCCGTTTCCCTGAAGGAGTCTTCTCAAAGGACGCTGGTTGCTTCTTCATACGGAAAGACCTGACTGTTAAGGGCAAAGGCACAATTCTGGTCATATCGGCAGGGACTAGCGACATCAAGGTAGCTGAGGAAGCCTATATCACGTCCACCTTTTTTGGAAATACGACAGAAAAGTTGTATGACGTCGGCGTGGCGGGTATTCACAGGCTCTTTCAGCACCTAGAGACACTCAAAAAAGCCCGTGTGATCATTGTTGCAGCGGGCATGGAAGGCGCTCTTCCCTCTGTTGTGGCGGGTGTAGTAAGCGCACCGGTGATAGCTGTTCCGACGAGCGTGGGCTACGGCGCCAGCTTCGGCGGCCTGACAGCACTTCTGGCCATGCTCAACTCATGCGCCACTGTCTCCGTGATGAACATAGACAATGGATTTGGCGCTTCCTATTTCGCCACTTTAATCAATAGGCTGTGA
- a CDS encoding LarC family nickel insertion protein, with protein sequence MRTLHIDPIFGISGDMMISALIDAGMPIEFLLKPLTGVQAELPSIVPVRKQQGTIQGIHLEIGACQLHLSVHDMETLIRATDADNEVKADALAMLEIILEAEAKVHGTTRDEVHLHELAHVDTLIDLLGVATGIRYFGIQRVYCGTIPHGRGFIKTAHGMLPNPPPVTLEILSDFPAFFCDEALEMTTPTGAAIVRHYVKEKMLIPPLEVERIGYGFGSYKTEKPDVLRLMIGATRNPPWQDP encoded by the coding sequence ATGAGAACATTGCATATAGACCCTATTTTCGGCATAAGCGGCGACATGATGATAAGTGCCCTGATAGACGCTGGAATGCCCATCGAATTTCTCCTGAAGCCCCTAACAGGGGTGCAGGCCGAGCTTCCTTCCATAGTCCCTGTCAGAAAGCAGCAAGGGACAATCCAAGGAATTCACCTTGAGATTGGCGCCTGCCAGCTCCATCTGTCAGTGCATGACATGGAGACGCTGATCCGTGCGACCGACGCAGACAACGAGGTCAAGGCAGATGCCCTTGCAATGTTGGAGATCATCCTTGAGGCAGAAGCCAAAGTCCACGGTACGACACGCGACGAGGTGCACCTCCATGAGCTTGCCCACGTGGACACTTTGATCGACCTACTCGGAGTTGCGACAGGCATCCGCTACTTTGGGATACAACGGGTCTACTGCGGCACCATCCCTCATGGACGCGGTTTCATCAAGACGGCTCATGGCATGCTCCCCAACCCACCCCCGGTCACCTTGGAGATTCTGTCAGACTTTCCTGCCTTCTTCTGCGACGAAGCACTTGAGATGACAACGCCAACAGGCGCTGCAATAGTCCGTCACTACGTAAAGGAGAAAATGTTGATTCCTCCTCTCGAAGTCGAACGGATCGGCTATGGTTTTGGATCTTACAAGACCGAGAAGCCCGATGTTCTGAGGCTGATGATTGGTGCCACCAGGAATCCGCCATGGCAGGACCCCTGA
- a CDS encoding MFS transporter, which produces MTTEGSVVASHAKDRLFYGYIIVAAGFCIWMASWGADQCFGIFYKSIMLEFGWTRAETVLAFSLSFIVQAVLAIYMGWLTDRLGPRIVVTVFGSCLGISYLLLSRMTSLWQFNIYYSILGAIGLGGTIVPVMATVARWFDRRRGLMVAIVQTGVGIGGSIFAPLSGWLIVKYGWRSAYDALAVIVLTVIIVSGLLLKRDPQSVGQLPDGFSLVMPAPNETKAIVNSAGLSLRQALRTHQFWIVVGIFFCFGYSRSAFLPHIANHVQDLGFTITDGAHVMAVLTASSIAGRFWLGWVDNKHAFMISFAVTAASLVWALITRDMRGLYLFVVLFGLGWGAQAVLRLTVASEIFGLLSIGLLLGVFGFSEAIASALGACLSGLIFDLTGSYQLAFLIGIPVSVAGILLSFALKPVSLEDSKHATKRIWISN; this is translated from the coding sequence ATGACAACCGAAGGTTCGGTAGTTGCTTCCCACGCTAAAGATCGGTTGTTCTACGGCTATATCATAGTCGCTGCCGGCTTCTGTATTTGGATGGCGTCTTGGGGTGCCGACCAGTGTTTTGGAATCTTCTACAAATCAATAATGCTCGAGTTCGGATGGACTCGCGCAGAAACCGTTCTAGCTTTCTCTTTAAGTTTCATCGTACAGGCTGTCCTGGCAATTTACATGGGCTGGTTGACCGACCGACTGGGACCTAGAATAGTCGTTACTGTCTTTGGCTCATGCTTGGGGATTTCCTATCTGTTGCTCTCTCGAATGACTTCCCTCTGGCAATTCAACATCTATTATTCCATCCTTGGAGCGATAGGACTAGGGGGAACTATTGTGCCGGTCATGGCGACCGTCGCTCGGTGGTTCGACAGAAGACGGGGGCTGATGGTCGCTATCGTGCAGACCGGAGTCGGAATTGGAGGATCCATTTTTGCTCCTCTCAGCGGATGGCTGATTGTGAAATATGGCTGGCGCTCGGCCTATGATGCCCTGGCGGTCATAGTTCTCACAGTAATAATTGTGTCTGGTTTGCTGCTCAAACGTGATCCACAATCCGTCGGCCAGTTACCAGATGGCTTCTCTCTTGTCATGCCGGCGCCCAATGAAACCAAAGCTATCGTGAATAGTGCGGGCCTCTCGTTACGACAAGCCTTGCGCACCCATCAATTCTGGATTGTCGTCGGGATCTTTTTCTGTTTCGGTTATAGCAGGTCAGCATTCCTGCCCCACATTGCCAATCATGTTCAAGATCTGGGATTCACAATCACTGATGGTGCCCATGTCATGGCCGTGCTCACTGCATCCAGCATTGCAGGGCGGTTTTGGCTGGGATGGGTGGACAACAAACACGCTTTCATGATCAGCTTCGCCGTCACGGCAGCTTCTTTGGTCTGGGCCTTAATCACCAGGGACATGCGGGGCCTTTACTTGTTTGTGGTTCTTTTCGGACTTGGCTGGGGTGCCCAGGCAGTCCTTCGGTTGACCGTAGCCTCAGAGATCTTTGGTCTGCTTTCCATCGGCTTGTTGTTAGGGGTATTTGGATTCTCTGAGGCGATCGCCAGTGCTTTGGGAGCATGCCTCTCCGGGTTAATTTTTGATCTAACGGGTAGCTATCAACTGGCCTTTTTGATTGGTATTCCAGTGTCCGTTGCTGGCATTCTACTGTCATTCGCACTTAAGCCAGTCAGTCTGGAGGACAGTAAACATGCGACCAAGCGTATCTGGATTTCGAACTGA
- a CDS encoding winged helix-turn-helix transcriptional regulator, protein MKYEPKLEKEIMCPIEHGIGIFGGKWKSRIICVLSVNNVMRYNEIKKDLRNITDAVLAAMLKELIADEMINRKQYNEIPPRVEYALTEIGRSVLPILQSICEWSRKHAKEDLDKKLPSCRSCDQL, encoded by the coding sequence ATGAAATATGAGCCAAAACTTGAGAAAGAAATTATGTGTCCTATCGAGCATGGGATTGGCATTTTTGGTGGCAAATGGAAATCGAGGATTATCTGTGTGTTATCTGTCAATAATGTAATGCGGTACAATGAAATCAAGAAAGACCTCCGCAATATTACTGACGCGGTACTTGCTGCAATGCTCAAAGAGTTGATTGCAGATGAAATGATCAATCGCAAGCAATATAATGAAATCCCACCCCGAGTAGAATATGCTCTTACTGAAATTGGAAGATCGGTACTTCCAATTCTCCAAAGCATTTGTGAATGGTCGAGGAAACATGCGAAAGAGGACTTAGACAAAAAATTACCTTCGTGCAGAAGTTGTGACCAACTATGA
- a CDS encoding bifunctional enoyl-CoA hydratase/phosphate acetyltransferase: protein MITNKTFDEIQIGDTARMQRTLTKQEIDLFGLLSGDMNPTHFSDEYARMLLERHKLVGHSMWGGALVSSLLGNELPGPGTVYQSQNFEFHNVVELGDILTITVTAKSKDATDGSVLFDCRVVNQREQEIITGVAKVKAPAKKPADLGSPYATMQLHRKTAFKRLIDHVKDWERIPTAVCHPCSKEALEGPINAAKTNLIDPILVGPETKIRALAESLNLEISPYRLVDALHSHDAAAKAVALCRSGEAEALMKGSLHTDELMGAVVPSATGLRTERRISHVFAMDVPTYPRPLFITDAAINIYPTLEDKVDILKNAIQLAHALNIPQPKVAILSAVETVNPKIPATIEAAALCKMADRGQIEGAIIDGPLAFDNAISKEAALIKGIHSPVAGEADILLAPDLEAGNMLAKQLAYLGRADSAGIVLGARVPIILTSRADSAEARLASCAVAVAFAYWQRSH from the coding sequence ATGATAACCAATAAGACATTCGATGAAATTCAAATCGGTGACACTGCCCGAATGCAGCGTACTTTGACCAAACAGGAGATCGATTTGTTCGGGCTTTTGTCAGGGGACATGAACCCGACGCATTTCAGCGACGAATACGCGCGAATGCTGCTGGAGCGCCACAAGCTGGTAGGCCACAGCATGTGGGGCGGGGCCCTGGTCTCGAGTCTCCTGGGAAATGAGCTGCCAGGGCCAGGCACGGTCTATCAATCCCAGAATTTTGAATTCCACAATGTGGTGGAACTCGGTGACATCCTCACCATCACCGTGACAGCAAAATCCAAGGATGCCACAGACGGCAGTGTGCTGTTTGATTGCCGGGTGGTCAATCAACGAGAGCAGGAAATTATCACCGGCGTTGCCAAAGTAAAGGCCCCCGCCAAGAAACCGGCAGATTTGGGATCACCTTACGCTACCATGCAACTGCACCGCAAAACCGCTTTCAAAAGGCTGATCGATCATGTCAAAGACTGGGAGCGGATTCCCACGGCAGTCTGCCATCCTTGTAGCAAAGAGGCGCTGGAAGGCCCTATCAATGCGGCCAAGACGAATCTGATCGATCCGATCCTTGTGGGACCGGAGACTAAAATCCGCGCTTTGGCCGAGAGCCTGAATCTGGAAATCAGTCCCTATCGTTTGGTTGACGCCCTACACAGTCATGATGCAGCGGCCAAAGCCGTGGCATTGTGTCGATCGGGCGAGGCCGAAGCGCTCATGAAGGGCAGCCTGCACACGGACGAACTGATGGGTGCGGTAGTTCCGTCGGCCACCGGGCTGCGCACCGAGAGACGGATCAGCCACGTTTTCGCGATGGACGTGCCTACTTATCCGCGACCGTTGTTCATCACCGATGCGGCCATCAACATCTACCCTACCCTGGAAGACAAGGTGGATATTCTCAAGAATGCGATTCAACTGGCCCACGCTTTGAACATTCCGCAACCGAAGGTAGCTATTCTGTCGGCAGTGGAGACGGTGAACCCTAAAATTCCAGCCACAATCGAAGCGGCTGCCTTATGCAAAATGGCGGATCGCGGACAAATTGAAGGAGCCATCATCGACGGTCCTTTGGCCTTTGACAATGCCATCAGCAAGGAAGCCGCCCTGATTAAGGGCATCCATTCCCCTGTGGCTGGTGAGGCGGACATTCTGCTGGCGCCCGATCTGGAAGCCGGCAATATGCTCGCCAAACAGCTTGCCTATCTGGGCAGAGCCGATTCGGCCGGCATTGTTCTGGGGGCGCGCGTCCCCATCATTCTGACCAGCCGGGCGGATTCGGCTGAAGCTCGGCTTGCTTCCTGTGCCGTTGCAGTGGCTTTTGCATATTGGCAGCGGAGTCATTGA
- a CDS encoding DUF3141 domain-containing protein translates to MIETSVNPILGNQPLIEYLIDAGQRTVLFWDAIRQRGNQYLEQMAKTVPHVLQFDYESILDGRTLPKPVNYGIIRIRPPRGAVIDDLKRPFVVIDPRAGHGPGIGGFKAESEIGEAMRAGHPCYFIGFAPLPEPGQTIEAVIEAWAVFLQRVSDLHSEAEGKPVVIGNCQAGWALMMLAAKYPELCGPIITAGSPLSYWAGVRGVNPMRYTGGLLGGSWLTALVSDLGNGKFDGAWLVQNFENLNPANTFWSKQYNLYANIDTEAPRYLGFERWWGGHVVLSGDEMQYIVDNLFVGNKLSSSEMVTADGVRLDLRKIRSPVVCLCSKGDNITPPQQALGWILDLYRSDEDVLASGQTIVYVVHETIGHLGIFVSAGVAKKEHQEFASNIDLIDCLPPGLYEAVIQRKTPDAAHIELATGDYISRFERRSLEDIRALGGNTLDEERCFAAVARLSEVNHGLYRTTAQPFVRSLATEQSAEWLRRMHPLRLGYELFSDRNPAVQPLASVAQMVRKSRLPVAADNIFLQWEKIFSDWMTWSLDAFRDWRDFLTERMFFGIYGQPWLQALLGLRAEDAPPRQRPGLDSDHLAFVERRIEELRANMDKGGPHEAAIRAMIYIRMPENAADERAFEMLRRIRAEQGSEKSLAEFKQEVREQYYMLRLDENRAVELIPELLRGHEDDAARLLEHIRRVVTAGGPLHEEGQRRLAQVEGLFAAHHPIERPGPHLQALPREVHPDDNQ, encoded by the coding sequence ATGATAGAGACCAGTGTCAACCCCATTCTTGGCAATCAACCGCTGATCGAATATCTGATCGATGCCGGACAGCGAACGGTGCTATTCTGGGATGCCATTCGCCAGCGGGGCAATCAGTACCTCGAGCAAATGGCCAAAACTGTACCCCATGTACTGCAATTCGATTATGAGTCGATCCTGGACGGAAGGACCCTGCCCAAGCCTGTTAATTACGGTATCATTAGAATTCGTCCACCACGAGGGGCAGTCATTGACGATCTTAAACGGCCTTTTGTGGTAATCGATCCTCGAGCGGGCCACGGACCAGGCATCGGAGGTTTCAAGGCCGAAAGCGAGATCGGCGAAGCCATGCGAGCGGGACATCCCTGTTATTTCATCGGGTTCGCACCGTTACCCGAACCGGGACAGACAATCGAAGCGGTGATCGAGGCCTGGGCTGTTTTCCTGCAGCGGGTGTCCGATCTGCACTCTGAGGCCGAGGGAAAACCGGTAGTGATAGGCAACTGCCAGGCTGGGTGGGCACTGATGATGCTGGCAGCAAAGTATCCCGAACTATGCGGGCCGATTATCACGGCGGGGTCACCGCTGTCTTACTGGGCTGGCGTTCGCGGAGTCAATCCAATGCGCTATACAGGCGGCCTTCTCGGCGGGAGCTGGCTGACTGCGCTGGTTAGCGATCTAGGGAATGGCAAATTCGACGGTGCTTGGCTAGTGCAAAACTTCGAGAATCTTAACCCGGCCAATACCTTTTGGTCCAAACAATACAACCTGTACGCCAACATTGATACGGAAGCCCCTCGCTATCTGGGCTTCGAACGCTGGTGGGGAGGACACGTGGTTTTGTCCGGGGATGAGATGCAATATATCGTGGACAATCTCTTCGTCGGCAACAAGCTCAGCAGCTCCGAGATGGTGACTGCCGACGGTGTACGGCTGGATCTGCGAAAGATCCGCTCACCCGTTGTTTGTTTGTGTTCCAAGGGCGACAACATCACTCCTCCGCAACAAGCGCTCGGTTGGATACTCGACTTGTACCGCAGCGATGAAGACGTTCTGGCTTCCGGTCAGACGATTGTCTACGTGGTGCACGAAACGATAGGCCATCTGGGGATCTTCGTTTCGGCCGGTGTTGCCAAGAAAGAGCATCAGGAGTTCGCCAGCAACATCGATCTCATCGACTGTCTGCCTCCCGGTCTCTACGAAGCAGTCATCCAGAGAAAAACACCGGATGCGGCACATATAGAGCTGGCAACCGGAGACTACATCTCACGTTTCGAGAGACGAAGCCTCGAGGACATTCGCGCTCTTGGTGGTAACACTCTCGACGAAGAGCGCTGCTTTGCAGCCGTGGCCCGGCTGTCTGAGGTGAACCACGGACTCTACCGTACCACAGCACAGCCGTTTGTTCGCTCCCTGGCAACTGAACAGAGTGCCGAATGGCTGCGTCGCATGCATCCACTAAGGCTAGGTTACGAGCTTTTCTCTGACCGTAACCCGGCAGTGCAGCCGCTGGCGTCGGTGGCCCAAATGGTGCGGAAGAGCCGTCTACCGGTCGCAGCGGACAACATATTCTTGCAGTGGGAGAAAATCTTCTCGGACTGGATGACGTGGAGCCTGGATGCGTTTCGGGATTGGCGAGACTTTCTTACGGAGCGCATGTTTTTCGGAATCTATGGACAACCCTGGTTGCAGGCTTTGCTTGGCCTCCGGGCAGAGGATGCTCCGCCAAGGCAACGTCCAGGTTTGGACAGCGATCACTTGGCCTTTGTCGAACGCCGGATCGAAGAGTTGCGAGCCAACATGGACAAGGGAGGGCCGCATGAAGCGGCGATTCGCGCGATGATCTATATCCGCATGCCGGAAAACGCGGCTGATGAACGGGCTTTCGAGATGCTCCGTAGGATCAGAGCGGAACAAGGCTCGGAAAAAAGCCTGGCCGAGTTCAAGCAAGAGGTTCGAGAACAGTATTATATGCTCCGGCTGGACGAAAACAGGGCAGTAGAGCTGATCCCCGAGTTGCTCAGAGGTCATGAAGACGACGCGGCACGACTACTGGAACACATCCGAAGGGTCGTCACCGCGGGTGGGCCGCTGCATGAGGAAGGGCAGAGACGTCTCGCGCAAGTGGAGGGACTGTTCGCTGCCCACCATCCAATTGAGCGTCCAGGCCCGCACTTGCAGGCGTTGCCAAGGGAGGTTCACCCAGATGATAACCAATAA